A stretch of DNA from Streptomyces venezuelae:
ATGGCCCGGTTGATGCGCTGCACCTCGGGGTGCAGGAAGAAGACGATGCCGGCGGCGATCAGGGGGGTGACGAAGAAGCTGAGCTCCCCGAAGGCGGCGGGCGGCACCGCGCCGATGACCAGGTCCCGGAAGAGGCCACCGCCGAGGGCGGTGACCAGGGCGAGGACGGCGATGCCGAAGACGTCGAAGTTCTTGCGGACGGCGAGGAGCGCGCCGGCGGTGGCGAAGACGAAGATGCCCGCGAGGTCCAGGGCGTGCTGGACGCCGGGCGGGAAGAGATCGTGGAACAACACCGGCCCATTGTGCAGGCCGCCTGGCGGCGGGCCGGGCGACCCTCGGGGCCCGCGCCCGGGCGGCCCCTCCCCCGGGGCTCCGCCCCACGCCCCGGCCGCAGCCGGGCGGGCCGCTGCGCGGGGCTTTCCCCCACCCCGCCCCTCCCCGAAACCGGGGCCTGCGGCCCCGGGCCCCGCCGGGGTGCTCGGGCTCCGCCCGGCACCCGCTTTCCGGGGGCTCCGCCCCCCGACCCCCGGGGCTCCGCCCCCTGGCCCCACGGGCGGCCCCGGCCCTCCGGCCCTGGGCGGGCCCGGCCCAGGCCCGCCCGAGGCAGGCCCCGGCCTTCCGACTCAGGGACGGACGGCCCCGGCGCGTCCGGGCCGGGCCCGGCCTCCGGCTCAGGAACGGCACCGGCCCCGGGCCGGGGGCAGCCGGGCCAGGGCCGGCCATGATCTGCCGGGTACCCCCTACGCCGACGGCCCCGCAAGCGGCGGGTCCGAGGGGGACTGGTCCGGGCCGTTTTCCGGGTGGTGGCAGGCGACCTGGTGGCCCGGCTTCAGAGCCACCAGCGGCGGCTCCTGCGTGGCACACATCTGCGTCGCCTTCCAGCACCGCGTGTGGAACCGGCAGCCGCTCGGCGGAGCGATCGGGGACGGGACGTCTCCCTTGAGGAGGATCCGGCCGCTCTTCGCCCCGCGCCTGCGCGGGTCCGGCACCGGCACCGCCGACAGCAGCGCCTTCGTGTACGGGTGCATCGGCGACTCGTACAGCGCCTTGCGGTCGGTCAGCTCGACGATCTTGCCGAGGTACATCACCGCGATCCGGTCCGAGACGTGCCGGATGACCGACAGGTCGTGCGCGATGATCACGTACGTGAGGCCGAGCTCGTCCTGGAGGTCGTCCAGCAGGTTGACCACCTGCGCCTGGATCGAGACGTCCAGCGCGGAAACCGGCTCGTCCGCCACCACCAGCTTCGGCTTCAGGGCCAGCGCCCGGGCGATGCCGATGCGCTGGCGCTGACCGCCCGAGAACTCGTGCGGGTAGCGGTTGTAGTGCTCGGGGTTGAGGCCCACCAGCGACAGCAGCCGCTGCACCTCCGCCTTGATCCCACCCTCCGGCGTGACCTTCTGGAGCTTGAACGGGGCGGAGACGATCGCGCCGACCGTATGGCGCGGGTTCAGCGAGCCGTACGGGTCCTGGAAGATCATCTGTACGTCGCGGCGCAGCGGCCTCATCCCGGCCACGCCGAGGTGGGTGATGTCCCGCCCCTCGAACTCCACCGTGCCGCTGGTGGGTTCCAGCAGCCGGGTGATCAGCCGGCCCATGGTCGACTTGCCGCAGCCGGACTCGCCGACCACGCCGAGGGTTTCACCGCGGCGCACGTCGAAGTCGATGCCGTCGACCGCCTTGACGGCGCCGGTCTGGCGGCGCATCAGCCCCTTGTGGATGGGGAAGTGCTTGACCAGGCCGGTCACCTTGAGCAGGGGTTCCGCGGAGGCCGGGGCGGTGGCTGAGGCTGCGGCCTGGGCGGGGAGCGTGGGCGCGGAGGCCTTTTCGTTGTCGGTCACAGCTTCGGCGCAATCTCTTCGGTCCAGATCCGGGTCCGCTCCTCCTGCGACATGTGGCAGGCGGACCAGTGCCGTTCACCGTCGGCGGTCACCAGCTCCGGACGGACGGTCCGGGTGAGGTTGTCCTTGGGCAGGTCGGCGTACGGGCAGCGCGGGTGGAAGGCGCAGCCGCTGGGGATGTTGATCAGACTGGGCGGGGAGCCCTTGACCGGGATGAGGCGCTCGGTCTGGTCCCGGTCGATACGCGGCATCGAGCCGAGCAGGCCCCAGGTGTACGGGTGCCGGGGCTCGTAGAAGACCTTCTCGGCGGTGCCGCGCTCCACGCACCGGCCGCCGTACATCACCAGGATGTCGTCGGCCATCTCGGCGACCACGCCGAGATCGTGCGTGATCATGATGACGGCGGAGCCGAACTCCTTCTGCAGATCGCGGATCAGGTCCAGGATCTGCGCCTGGACGGTGACGTCCAGGGCGGTGGTCGGCTCGTCCGCGATGAGCAGCTCGGGGTTGTTGACCAGGGCCATCGCGATCATCGCGCGCTGGCGCATACCGCCGGAGAACTCGTGCGGGTAGGCGTCGACGCGCTTGCCCGGCTCGGGGATGCCGACGCGGTCGAGCATCTCGACCGCGCGCTTCTTCGCGGTCTTCTTGTCGACGTCGTGGTGCGTCCGGTACGCCTCGATGATCTGGTGCCCGACCGTGTAGTACGGGTGCATGGCGCTCAGCGGGTCCTGGAAGACCATGGCCATCTTGCGGCCCCGCAGCCGCCGCACCTCGTCGGCGTCGGCGCGCAGCAGCTCCTCGCCGTCCAGCCAGACCTCGCCCTGGATGGCGGGCCGGGAGCGGGAGTGCCCGGTGCGGTGCAGGCCCATGACAGCGAGCGAGGTCACCGACTTGCCGGAGCCGGACTCGCCCACGATGCCGAGGGTCTTGCCGCGCTCCAGGTCGAAGGAGAGCCCGTCGACGGACTTGACCAGGCCGTCGTCGGTGGGGAAGTGCACCTTGAGGTCGCGGACCGAGAGGAATGCATCGGAACGGGGCCCCGACTGCTCGGGGACCAGGGGGGTGTGGTTCTCGGTCACGTCAGCCTCACGCGCGGGTCGATGACGGCGTACAGCATGTCCACGATCAGGTTCGCCATCACGACGAACAGCGCCGCGAGCAGGGTCACGCCCATGATCACGGGCAGGTCGCCGTCCCTGATCGCGCCGACGGCCGCCGTGCCCAGGCCCTGGAAGTTGAAGGTGGTCTCGGTGAGGACGGCGCCGCCGAGCAGACCTCCGAAGTCCAGGCCGAACATGGTGACCAGCGGGGTGAGGGTGGAGCGCAGGGCGTGCTTGCGGATGAC
This window harbors:
- a CDS encoding ABC transporter ATP-binding protein; this encodes MTDNEKASAPTLPAQAAASATAPASAEPLLKVTGLVKHFPIHKGLMRRQTGAVKAVDGIDFDVRRGETLGVVGESGCGKSTMGRLITRLLEPTSGTVEFEGRDITHLGVAGMRPLRRDVQMIFQDPYGSLNPRHTVGAIVSAPFKLQKVTPEGGIKAEVQRLLSLVGLNPEHYNRYPHEFSGGQRQRIGIARALALKPKLVVADEPVSALDVSIQAQVVNLLDDLQDELGLTYVIIAHDLSVIRHVSDRIAVMYLGKIVELTDRKALYESPMHPYTKALLSAVPVPDPRRRGAKSGRILLKGDVPSPIAPPSGCRFHTRCWKATQMCATQEPPLVALKPGHQVACHHPENGPDQSPSDPPLAGPSA
- a CDS encoding ABC transporter ATP-binding protein, producing MTENHTPLVPEQSGPRSDAFLSVRDLKVHFPTDDGLVKSVDGLSFDLERGKTLGIVGESGSGKSVTSLAVMGLHRTGHSRSRPAIQGEVWLDGEELLRADADEVRRLRGRKMAMVFQDPLSAMHPYYTVGHQIIEAYRTHHDVDKKTAKKRAVEMLDRVGIPEPGKRVDAYPHEFSGGMRQRAMIAMALVNNPELLIADEPTTALDVTVQAQILDLIRDLQKEFGSAVIMITHDLGVVAEMADDILVMYGGRCVERGTAEKVFYEPRHPYTWGLLGSMPRIDRDQTERLIPVKGSPPSLINIPSGCAFHPRCPYADLPKDNLTRTVRPELVTADGERHWSACHMSQEERTRIWTEEIAPKL